The sequence below is a genomic window from Thermodesulfobacteriota bacterium.
TGGGCCACCTCGTGCCCCAGGTTGCGCACCAGCGTGAGGGCCTTGAGGAAGACCTCGGGCAGGATCACGGCGCTTCCCACGTTGAGGTACACCCCTCCTTCGAGCTCCCGCACGACCGCGCAAAACCGGTGGAAGTCCCGCAGGCTCGCGCCGCCGATGGCTTCCCCGTCCGCCTCCGGGTGCATGTGCACGATGTCGGTGCCCAGGGCCACGTGCACCGTGGCCACCACCCGGTGGCGGTAGGCCGCGGCCAAGAGGCTCACCTCCCGAAAGGGCAGGCCCTCTTCCCAGATGGCCTCCCCCACCGCCTCCCCCAGGCCCTTGCCCCGGCGGTGGCCTTCGCGCATCACCCGGTTGAGCCACTGCCCGGTCTCCCGGGCCATGCCGAAGGAGCCGTCGCCGAGCTGGGCCGCCACGTCCTCGGAGGAGTGGCCCGCGAAGGCCAGCTCGAAGTCGTGGACGATCCCCGCTCCGTTGAGGGCCACGCTCGTCACGAGGCCCCGCTCCATGAGGTCCGCGTAGAGGGGCTGGAGACCCACCTTGATGTTGTGCGCCCCGAGCCCCAGGGCCAACACCCTGCCTTCCCGGTGGGCCCGGGCCACCGCGGCGGCCACCGCCCGGAGGTCTTGCGCCTGGAGGAAGGACGGCAGGCTCTCCAGGAACGTCGCGACGCTCCCGCCGGGCCGGTAGGGCGGCCGGAAGTCCGCCGCCCGCACCTTGCTCGGGCGGCTCGCCAGGGGGTAGGTGTGGACGCCGGCCGGCTCCACGGCCCCCGCCGGGTCGAGCCGGCGCACCATCAGCGGGCGGCTCCGGCTCCGAAGGTTTCCCGGCCGCTGGCTTCCGGAAACAGGATCGCGTCCAGGAGGTCGCAGAAGGCATGAATCCAGGCCGCGTGTCCCTCCTGCACCCGGGGCGTCTCCCGGCTCGGCACCCGCACCAGGTGGTGACACAGGGGCTCGAGGGAACCGGCAGCCTCTCCCGTAAGCCCCACGCACAGGCACCCCGCCTCCCGTGCTGCGGTGAGCCCCCGCAGCACGTTGGGGCTGGTGCCGCTCGTGGTGATCCCCACGGCCACGTCCCCGGGCCGGGCCAGGGCCCGCACCTGCTTTTCGAACACCTGCTCGAACCCGAAGTCGTTGCCGATGGCGGTGAGCGCCGAGGAGTCGGTGGTGAGGGCCACCGCCGCGAGCGGCGGGCGGTCGATCCGGAAGCGGTTCACCAGCTCTGCCGCGAGGTGCTGGGCGTCGGCCGCCGAGCCCCCGTTGCCGAAGGCCAGGACCTTTCCGCCCTTGTCCAGCGCCTCGGCCGCCGCCCGCGCTACCGCCACCACCTGGGCGGGAGCAGCCGCTGCGAAGGCCTCCAACACCCGGGCCCCCTCCCGGAACCCTTCGCGTGCGCGAACCTCTAGATCGTCCATCTAGGCTCCTGGGCTCGCCCCGTCG
It includes:
- a CDS encoding D-sedoheptulose 7-phosphate isomerase — translated: MDDLEVRAREGFREGARVLEAFAAAAPAQVVAVARAAAEALDKGGKVLAFGNGGSAADAQHLAAELVNRFRIDRPPLAAVALTTDSSALTAIGNDFGFEQVFEKQVRALARPGDVAVGITTSGTSPNVLRGLTAAREAGCLCVGLTGEAAGSLEPLCHHLVRVPSRETPRVQEGHAAWIHAFCDLLDAILFPEASGRETFGAGAAR